A genomic segment from Ornithorhynchus anatinus isolate Pmale09 chromosome 16, mOrnAna1.pri.v4, whole genome shotgun sequence encodes:
- the TENT5B gene encoding terminal nucleotidyltransferase 5B, which produces MLSKSGPAGPAGPAPPPASPGPRGRFSGLCWPQVRRLDAILNEPVPIHGRGNFPTLTVRPRHVVQVVRSRLEQRGVPVHNVRLNGSAASHVLHQDSGLGYKDLDLIFAVDLPGEDTFQLVRDVVLDCLLDFLPAGVSKEKITPLTLKEAYVQKLVKVCADGDRWSLISLSNNRGKNVELKFVDTLRRQFEFSVDSFQIVLDSLLLFGECSDAPMSEAFHPSVTGESMYGDFGEALGHLRRRLIATHHPEEIRGGGLLKYCNLLARGFRPAPGTDMKALQRYMCSRFFIDFSELAEQQRKLECYLQDHFAGLEDRRYDCLLTLYRVVDESTVCLMGHERRQTLNLIAALALRVLAEQRLLPTVANVACFYRPAPFAGELNVNYYVARVQPLPPCGRAYPTWLPCN; this is translated from the exons ATGCTGTCGAAGAGCGGCCCCGCGggccccgcgggccccgccccgccgccggcctcccccggcccccgcggccgctTCAGCGGGCTGTGCTGGCCGCAGGTGCGGCGTCTGGACGCCATCCTCAACGAGCCCGTGCCCATCCACGGCCGCGGAAACTTCCCCACGCTCACCGTAAGGCCGCGACACGTCGTGCAG GTGGTCCGGAGCCGGCTGGAGCAGCGGGGGGTCCCCGTCCACAACGTGCGGCTGAACGGCTCAGCCGCCAGCCACGTCCTCCACCAGGACAGCGGCCTGGGCTACAAGGACCTGGACCTGATCTTCGCCGTGGACCTCCCCGGCGAGGACACGTTCCAGCTGGTCCGCGACGTGGTGCTGGACTGCCTGCTGGACTTCCTGCCGGCCggggtcagcaaggagaagaTCACGCCGCTCACCCTGAAGGAGGCCTACGTGCAGAAGCTGGTCAAGGTGTGCGCCGACGGCGACCGCTGGAGCCTCATCTCGCTGTCCAACAACCGCGGCAAGAACGTGGAGCTCAAGTTCGTCGACACGCTGCGCCGCCAGTTCGAGTTCAGCGTCGACTCGTTCCAGATCGTGCTGGACTCCCTGCTGCTGTTCGGCGAGTGCTCGGACGCGCCCATGAGCGAGGCCTTCCACCCCAGCGTGACCGGCGAGAGCATGTACGGCGACTTCGGCGAGGCCCTGGGCCACCTGCGCCGCCGGCTGATCGCCACCCACCACCCCGAGGAgatccggggcggggggctgctcAAGTACTGCAACCTGCTGGCCCGGGGCTTCCGGCCGGCCCCGGGCACGGACATGAAGGCCCTGCAGCGCTACATGTGTTCCCGCTTCTTCATCGACTTCTCGGAGCTGGCGGAGCAGCAGCGCAAGCTGGAGTGCTACCTGCAGGACCACTTCGCCGGCCTGGAGGACCGGCGCTACGACTGCCTGCTCACCCTCTACCGCGTGGTCGACGAGAGCACCGTCTGCCTCATGGGCCACGAGCGCCGTCAGACGCTCAACCTCATCGCCGCGCTGGCCCTGCGCGTCCTGGCCGAGCAGCGCCTGCTGCCCACCGTCGCCAACGTGGCCTGCTTCTACCGGCCGGCCCCCTTCGCCGGCGAGCTCAACGTCAACTACTACGTGGCCCGGGTCCAGCCGCTCCCGCCCTGCGGCCGCGCCTACCCCACCTGGCTGCCTTGCAACTGA